The following are encoded together in the Candidatus Eisenbacteria bacterium genome:
- a CDS encoding DUF2147 domain-containing protein, with protein sequence MTTSLTILLFTRRSLPSHAALRRCVFIILLVIVPVLLTASMPDRVSAGDDPIFEPHAILGIWETEHQEDRWSHVEVYESDGKICGRIIWLNKPDYVEDDPEGTLGMPLVDLHNPDESLRDRPLIGLEMMRDFVHDGKNKWVDGRIYDPKNGKTYRCKLTLEDENRLELFGYVKVGFVKLGRNTTWVRVADNE encoded by the coding sequence ATGACGACGTCACTCACAATTCTTCTGTTCACGAGGCGGTCTCTTCCCTCCCATGCGGCGCTTCGCCGGTGCGTCTTTATCATTCTACTTGTCATTGTCCCAGTGCTCCTCACCGCAAGCATGCCGGATCGAGTCTCCGCCGGAGATGATCCGATTTTTGAACCCCATGCAATTCTTGGGATCTGGGAGACGGAACATCAGGAAGACCGATGGTCCCATGTCGAGGTTTATGAATCGGATGGCAAGATCTGCGGCCGCATCATTTGGCTGAACAAACCGGATTATGTAGAAGATGATCCCGAGGGCACCCTGGGCATGCCGCTCGTGGATCTCCACAATCCCGACGAAAGTCTCCGTGACCGGCCGCTCATCGGTTTGGAGATGATGCGCGACTTTGTGCACGACGGCAAAAACAAATGGGTTGATGGCCGCATTTACGATCCAAAGAACGGCAAGACCTACCGCTGTAAGCTAACCTTAGAGGATGAAAACCGACTTGAGTTGTTCGGTTATGTAAAAGTCGGCTTTGTAAAATTAGGCCGCAATACGACCTGGGTGAGGGTAGCCGACAACGAGTAG
- the cysT gene encoding sulfate ABC transporter permease subunit CysT has translation MKQPGLEPGPPREPVRRHRRRLLPGFGLSFGITVSYLSLLVLIPLAFVFLRAASMGPAAFLEALTAPRTLAAYRLSFLAALAAAAINAVFGFIIAWVLERYRFPGRRLLDALVDLPFALPTAVAGIVLTALFARDGWIGRFLEAAGIHAVYTPLGVTLALIFIGLPFVVRSVQPVLHDLDPTLEEAAASMGAKQWFTFRRVILPELLPSLFTGFTLALARGLGEYGSVIFIAGNIPMRSEITPLLIVIQLEQYDYAAATAIASVFLVASFGLLLAINLLSRQARRAMQSA, from the coding sequence GTGAAGCAGCCCGGCTTAGAGCCCGGCCCGCCCCGGGAACCGGTTCGCAGGCACCGGCGTCGTTTGCTTCCCGGATTTGGCTTGAGCTTCGGCATCACGGTCTCGTATTTGTCCCTGCTGGTTCTGATTCCGCTCGCGTTTGTCTTCCTGCGGGCAGCGTCGATGGGGCCGGCGGCCTTCCTTGAAGCACTGACGGCCCCTCGCACACTGGCGGCCTATCGGCTGAGTTTTTTGGCGGCCCTGGCGGCCGCGGCCATCAATGCGGTTTTTGGATTCATCATCGCCTGGGTCCTGGAGCGATACCGCTTTCCGGGAAGGCGCCTGCTCGATGCACTCGTCGACCTGCCCTTCGCGCTGCCAACCGCTGTCGCCGGCATCGTCCTCACCGCCCTCTTTGCACGGGACGGATGGATTGGCAGGTTCCTCGAGGCAGCCGGGATCCATGCTGTCTACACCCCGCTCGGGGTGACTTTGGCCCTTATCTTCATCGGGCTGCCCTTTGTGGTGCGATCTGTGCAACCCGTGCTTCATGATCTTGATCCGACGCTGGAGGAGGCGGCGGCGAGCATGGGAGCGAAGCAGTGGTTCACCTTCCGGCGCGTGATCCTGCCCGAGCTGCTCCCGTCACTCTTCACGGGATTCACACTCGCCCTGGCGCGCGGGCTGGGAGAGTATGGATCGGTGATCTTCATCGCCGGCAATATCCCGATGCGATCGGAAATCACACCCCTCCTCATCGTGATCCAGCTTGAGCAGTACGACTACGCGGCCGCCACAGCTATCGCCTCGGTTTTCCTGGTGGCCTCCTTCGGCCTGCTGCTGGCCATCAATCTGTTGTCGCGGCAGGCGCGAAGAGCGATGCAAAGTGCCTGA
- a CDS encoding N-formylglutamate amidohydrolase, protein MAAAVHDGHEIRPGLRRLMALSEEDRLREEDPFTGSWTDLAPTRIIATHSRFQVDLNRPRERAVYRWPEDAWNLQVWRNELPEDEINKSLDGYDAFYGDVTNLFEGLAERFNRFVVFDLHSYNHRRSGPDGTPADPEGNPEVNIGTGTMDRSYWTPVVDQIIASLREVDFLGRRLDVRENVKFKGGHFPRWIHKTFPLTGCAVAIEFKKFFMNEWTGELDREQHGAIHEALRSCVPRVQETLSRMIRG, encoded by the coding sequence GTGGCGGCGGCGGTCCACGACGGGCATGAGATCCGGCCGGGTTTGAGAAGGCTGATGGCTTTAAGTGAAGAGGACCGGTTGCGGGAGGAAGATCCCTTCACAGGTTCATGGACGGATCTGGCACCAACGCGGATTATCGCCACACACTCCCGATTCCAGGTGGATCTGAACCGGCCCCGAGAGCGAGCCGTGTACCGCTGGCCGGAGGATGCATGGAACCTTCAGGTTTGGAGGAACGAACTTCCGGAGGATGAGATAAACAAGTCTTTGGACGGGTATGATGCATTTTATGGTGATGTGACCAACCTTTTCGAGGGTTTGGCTGAGAGGTTCAACCGCTTTGTTGTTTTCGATCTTCATTCCTACAACCATCGGAGATCCGGGCCGGACGGGACGCCGGCGGATCCGGAAGGGAATCCGGAGGTCAACATTGGAACGGGAACGATGGACCGAAGCTATTGGACTCCCGTGGTGGATCAGATTATCGCCAGCCTCCGTGAAGTCGACTTTCTCGGCCGCCGGCTCGATGTTCGGGAGAATGTTAAATTCAAGGGCGGCCACTTCCCGCGCTGGATTCACAAGACATTTCCTCTCACGGGGTGCGCTGTGGCCATTGAATTCAAGAAGTTCTTCATGAACGAGTGGACCGGTGAGCTGGATCGGGAGCAACATGGTGCGATTCACGAGGCTCTTCGGAGTTGCGTTCCCAGGGTCCAGGAGACTCTCTCGAGGATGATTCGGGGATGA
- a CDS encoding OprO/OprP family phosphate-selective porin translates to MRIPRALQTMGIGIAITLLWGPPPSHGADPATVEVDGRGVAIVSADGQYALRLRGYAQFDGRFFAKGTDNLPAPNAFLIRRLQPIVEYSAGSWVMLRVMPEFGDGKSQLEDGYMDLRFGKAGRIRAGRFKVPLSAERMQSASALHLIERSLVSNLTPNRDIGVLWTGDAGLISYDLGLFNGAADGASLYHDADSDKEILGRIILHPWQDRGPAFLKGLAVGVGGTTGRTQGAANLPSYRTSGQLKFFSYRAATETASGAVADGARRRLAPQISLYGGRAGGQAEFVISEQEVRIGDLTERLQHQAWQVSLSVMLTRDARTYRGVNPHHPFSRATGAMGALELVGRLAHIQLDDDAFPAFADPENAARRAFSMSGGVRWHLDANVTVAMGYEETRFDGGGGAGDRDTERLLWQRLQVSL, encoded by the coding sequence ATGAGAATCCCTCGGGCCCTTCAAACGATGGGCATCGGCATCGCGATCACACTCCTTTGGGGGCCTCCTCCTTCGCACGGTGCTGATCCTGCCACAGTGGAAGTGGACGGGCGCGGCGTCGCGATCGTTTCAGCCGACGGCCAATATGCCTTGCGTTTGCGTGGCTACGCGCAGTTTGACGGCCGTTTCTTCGCAAAGGGAACGGACAATCTCCCCGCTCCCAACGCCTTCCTCATCCGGCGCTTGCAGCCGATCGTGGAGTACAGCGCCGGGTCGTGGGTGATGCTGCGGGTGATGCCGGAATTTGGTGACGGCAAGAGCCAGCTTGAAGACGGATATATGGATCTTCGGTTCGGTAAAGCAGGGCGGATCCGGGCGGGGCGATTCAAGGTGCCCCTTTCGGCGGAACGAATGCAATCGGCATCAGCGCTGCATCTTATCGAGCGCTCTTTGGTCTCGAACCTGACGCCGAATCGTGACATTGGAGTCCTCTGGACCGGAGACGCCGGCCTTATCTCCTACGATCTCGGCCTGTTCAACGGGGCCGCCGACGGGGCCAGCCTGTATCATGACGCCGATTCGGACAAGGAGATCCTCGGCCGCATTATCCTGCATCCATGGCAGGACCGAGGGCCGGCCTTCCTAAAAGGATTAGCAGTCGGCGTCGGAGGAACGACCGGCCGAACGCAGGGCGCCGCCAACCTTCCGTCGTATCGGACCTCCGGACAACTCAAATTCTTTTCGTATCGCGCCGCGACCGAAACAGCCTCCGGCGCTGTGGCCGATGGCGCGCGCCGCCGTCTTGCGCCGCAGATCTCGCTGTATGGCGGGCGGGCCGGCGGCCAGGCGGAGTTTGTGATATCGGAGCAAGAGGTTCGAATCGGCGATCTCACCGAGCGCCTTCAGCACCAGGCCTGGCAGGTCTCCCTCAGTGTGATGCTCACCCGCGATGCTCGGACCTATCGCGGTGTCAATCCGCACCACCCCTTCTCTCGGGCCACGGGCGCGATGGGTGCGTTGGAGTTGGTGGGCCGGCTGGCGCATATCCAGCTCGATGACGATGCCTTCCCGGCCTTTGCAGATCCGGAGAACGCGGCGCGGCGGGCTTTTTCCATGAGTGGCGGGGTGCGGTGGCACCTCGACGCCAACGTGACCGTGGCGATGGGTTACGAAGAGACCCGATTCGACGGCGGGGGCGGTGCCGGAGATCGCGATACCGAGCGGCTCCTGTGGCAGCGTCTTCAGGTTTCTTTGTAA
- a CDS encoding HAMP domain-containing protein translates to MSSARNSVRRRLGLGSVLILVNVGLVAGAVLVVTAGGSQVLRRLADEQALSRVETAGGSALRAVEYAEIDVLTSTRLLAQRPTLLQLYHSSDRKGLVAFLSQFGETGNLAGCALVDSSGIVASAGAALDWNAILLAAGSKEQVLLQPEPHQPLIAGAVIPVRDGDNAAAAVAARWLDEEFAQIVAAQVGVEIAIIPRDVMPSGLRNVACQRALATGNSTQQYIADEDAYLAILPLHSPSGNIPGVVAAHLSARGVAASIRTLARSLFLLALFVALLAAAVSVLVGRRLARPLRVLTAAAARIGRGDLETPIQREAGAEIGTLSGTMEEMRHRLVALTAELRQRRAEAEAVLGGIVEGVFTVDRERKIRYVNPQGAELMGLRPEDIIGRFCGDVLDPEPIDGKRPCTDRCPIVHARFRGTVRATEHLWLRRGERQQTVVITSAMPSPAGADPSEVLQFQMIRDETEVEVTRRLRDTVLANISHEFRTPLSAQLASIELLRDRIAREPGANLEPLVRSLEQGTLRLTWLIDNLLESVRIDAGQKAIRRQSVTLDTVVEDALSMTAPLITQRGQILESELPFPLPPIMGDPPRLVQVFVNLLANASKFAPADSKIRIGGRVHADQIQLWIDDEGTGFPHGDGDMVFERFVRSSGSEPEESGIGLGLWIVKSIVTRHGGRVTVEPTPGAASGSRFSVYLPISDTPTVEP, encoded by the coding sequence ATGAGCTCAGCCAGAAACTCCGTCCGGCGTCGCCTCGGACTTGGCAGTGTCCTCATCCTGGTCAACGTCGGGCTGGTGGCGGGAGCCGTACTGGTCGTGACCGCGGGCGGGAGCCAGGTTCTGCGCCGGCTCGCCGACGAGCAGGCGCTGAGCCGGGTCGAGACCGCGGGCGGGAGCGCTCTCCGGGCGGTGGAGTATGCGGAGATCGACGTCCTCACCTCAACGCGCCTGCTGGCCCAACGGCCCACTCTGCTGCAGTTGTATCACTCCTCTGACCGGAAAGGTCTCGTCGCCTTCTTGAGCCAGTTCGGCGAAACGGGCAACCTGGCGGGATGCGCCCTGGTGGACAGCTCCGGCATCGTGGCGAGCGCCGGCGCGGCGCTCGACTGGAACGCAATCCTTCTGGCGGCGGGCTCGAAGGAACAAGTCCTGTTGCAGCCCGAACCGCATCAGCCGCTCATCGCCGGCGCGGTGATTCCGGTTCGTGACGGCGATAACGCCGCAGCCGCCGTGGCCGCACGATGGCTCGACGAAGAGTTCGCGCAGATCGTGGCGGCGCAGGTCGGAGTGGAGATCGCGATCATACCGCGCGATGTCATGCCGTCCGGTTTGCGGAATGTGGCATGCCAGCGCGCCCTGGCCACGGGAAATTCCACCCAACAGTACATCGCCGACGAGGACGCCTACCTGGCTATCCTGCCGCTGCACTCCCCATCCGGCAACATCCCAGGGGTGGTCGCGGCCCATCTGTCGGCCCGGGGCGTCGCCGCCTCCATCCGTACCCTGGCGCGATCGCTCTTTCTCCTCGCTTTGTTTGTGGCGCTGCTGGCGGCGGCCGTCAGCGTTCTGGTGGGACGGCGGCTGGCGCGGCCGCTGCGTGTTCTGACGGCGGCCGCGGCTCGCATCGGACGCGGTGACCTCGAAACGCCGATCCAGCGGGAGGCTGGAGCCGAGATCGGGACCCTGAGCGGTACCATGGAAGAAATGCGTCATCGCCTCGTGGCGCTCACGGCGGAACTCCGCCAGCGGCGCGCCGAGGCGGAAGCGGTTCTGGGGGGCATCGTCGAGGGAGTCTTCACCGTCGATCGCGAGCGCAAGATCCGCTATGTGAACCCGCAGGGAGCCGAGCTTATGGGTCTCCGCCCGGAAGATATTATCGGCCGGTTCTGCGGTGACGTGCTTGATCCCGAACCGATCGATGGCAAACGCCCCTGCACAGATCGTTGTCCGATCGTACACGCACGCTTCCGCGGCACGGTCCGCGCTACCGAGCATCTGTGGCTGAGGCGCGGCGAGCGGCAACAGACCGTGGTGATCACCAGCGCCATGCCCTCCCCGGCGGGAGCGGATCCCTCCGAGGTTCTCCAGTTTCAGATGATCCGCGATGAAACCGAGGTGGAGGTGACCCGGCGCCTGCGCGATACGGTGCTGGCCAACATCTCGCACGAGTTTCGGACGCCTCTCTCCGCCCAACTCGCCTCCATCGAGCTGCTTCGCGACCGCATCGCTCGTGAGCCGGGCGCGAATTTGGAACCCCTGGTGCGCTCGCTCGAACAGGGTACTCTACGGCTGACCTGGCTGATCGACAATCTGCTGGAGAGCGTGCGGATCGACGCCGGCCAGAAGGCCATCCGGCGTCAGAGCGTCACCCTCGACACCGTGGTGGAGGACGCTCTGTCGATGACGGCGCCGCTGATCACACAGCGCGGGCAAATTCTGGAATCGGAGCTGCCCTTCCCCCTGCCGCCGATCATGGGCGATCCGCCTCGATTGGTTCAGGTCTTTGTGAACCTGCTCGCCAACGCGAGCAAGTTCGCACCGGCCGATTCCAAGATTCGGATTGGCGGGCGTGTGCACGCCGATCAGATCCAACTCTGGATCGATGACGAGGGCACCGGATTCCCGCATGGCGACGGGGATATGGTCTTCGAGCGCTTCGTGCGCTCTTCCGGTTCGGAACCGGAGGAGAGCGGGATTGGTCTCGGTCTGTGGATTGTGAAATCCATCGTGACGCGCCATGGCGGGCGCGTCACCGTCGAGCCGACGCCCGGCGCCGCTTCGGGCTCGCGCTTCTCTGTTTATCTCCCCATCAGCGACACGCCCACGGTCGAGCCATGA
- a CDS encoding response regulator transcription factor, translating into MKILVVDDDMTLRGLIAYALRQEGYLALEASDGIMALKMMDEEAPDLIILDLNMPKMSGFDVIRKIREDESTTPILVLSVRSDESDQIRGLDLGADDYLTKPFSPRTLVARVGALLRRAGRERPGALQSGEIELDIESQSVRVSGGNPVHLTHLESRLLHLLVANAERPLSAERITGHVWGYSGQGDRQLLKQLVRRLRQKVESDPAQPRYIITAPGIGYILRGKGGDPPPS; encoded by the coding sequence ATGAAGATCCTCGTTGTCGATGATGATATGACGTTGCGCGGATTGATCGCGTATGCCCTCCGCCAAGAGGGGTACCTCGCACTCGAGGCTTCGGACGGAATTATGGCGCTGAAGATGATGGACGAGGAGGCGCCCGATTTGATCATCCTGGACTTGAACATGCCGAAAATGAGTGGATTCGACGTCATTCGGAAAATCCGGGAGGATGAATCGACCACGCCCATCCTCGTGCTCTCCGTGCGATCGGACGAATCCGATCAGATCCGGGGACTCGATTTGGGCGCCGATGATTACCTGACCAAGCCGTTCAGCCCTCGCACCCTGGTCGCCCGCGTGGGGGCGCTGCTGCGCCGGGCGGGGCGGGAGCGTCCGGGGGCGCTGCAATCGGGAGAGATCGAACTTGATATCGAATCGCAATCGGTTCGGGTGTCCGGTGGAAACCCCGTGCATCTCACACATTTGGAGAGTCGCCTGCTGCATCTCCTCGTGGCGAACGCGGAGCGGCCGCTGAGCGCGGAGCGCATCACGGGACATGTCTGGGGGTACTCCGGCCAGGGGGACCGCCAGCTTCTTAAACAGCTCGTCCGCCGGCTGCGGCAGAAGGTCGAGAGCGACCCCGCGCAGCCTCGCTACATCATCACGGCGCCCGGAATCGGTTACATCCTTCGCGGGAAAGGGGGAGATCCCCCGCCGTCTTAA
- a CDS encoding ABC transporter ATP-binding protein has translation MSISLRHLVKQYRDHTAVHGLSLEVLEGELFVLLGPSGSGKSTVLRMIAGLTEVDSGSVSIRGRDITDLPPQARRIGFVFQNYALFQQMTVAANIEFVLRIRKMPHIERLHRREELLELVGLSGLGDRYPRQLSGGQQQRVALARALACQPDVLLLDEPFGALDPPIRAELRGAIRSIQRELSIPTIFVTHDQEEAFALADRIGVMHSGRLLEVGAPDELYLRPQTEFVATFLGSANLMVGECASDGVRLGPLHFPLSSAVVEHNTLYRRVQVLFRPEDVVVRNAREALEEPLLGEARVVEASFAGGHQRLRLQLPKLPGVRAISPPAPFGSDSMLIEATRPQDYALRFPLQPGDTAWIGVRRIHALTHPGMSFLVVTDGSPAAHSALEMGGRLASLAHARVTMLAQGLDGEGLRSALQELRGLTGSDLLQEPRMSADPLPDAVLAETEWNPYDLVVHARPARGVARLAEHLLSIAEHHLLLVPPGASLPTQALICVTVGESAKEDVQFAGRLVRHLGAEATILTVLGDRTPDPALEQARRFLAAGERTLSLWGVPSRSVLRSGEVKEQILAELGGRRHDLAVLGVPVAARGRGFALSRQVRDLLEEIRDRAVLLVRPRILKK, from the coding sequence ATGTCTATCTCGTTGCGTCATTTGGTCAAGCAGTACCGTGATCACACCGCGGTCCATGGACTCTCCTTGGAGGTTCTCGAGGGTGAACTCTTCGTCCTCTTGGGTCCCAGTGGAAGCGGCAAAAGCACGGTTCTCCGCATGATCGCCGGTCTCACGGAGGTCGACTCCGGCTCGGTCTCCATTCGAGGCCGCGATATCACCGACCTCCCGCCGCAGGCGCGCCGCATCGGTTTTGTATTCCAAAACTACGCGCTCTTCCAGCAGATGACGGTTGCGGCCAACATCGAGTTCGTCCTGCGCATCCGCAAGATGCCCCATATCGAGCGCCTGCACCGGCGCGAGGAACTGCTCGAACTCGTTGGTCTCTCGGGACTTGGCGACCGCTATCCCCGGCAGCTCTCCGGCGGCCAGCAGCAGCGGGTCGCACTAGCGCGCGCGCTGGCTTGCCAACCCGATGTGCTGCTCCTCGATGAACCTTTCGGCGCGCTGGATCCACCCATCCGTGCAGAATTGCGAGGCGCCATCCGCAGCATTCAGCGGGAGCTCTCGATTCCGACGATCTTCGTGACGCACGATCAGGAAGAGGCGTTCGCGCTCGCCGATCGCATCGGTGTCATGCATTCGGGGCGCTTGCTGGAGGTCGGAGCGCCCGATGAGCTCTACCTGCGCCCTCAGACCGAGTTCGTGGCCACATTCCTCGGCAGCGCCAACTTGATGGTTGGAGAATGCGCCTCCGACGGCGTCCGGTTGGGACCGTTACACTTTCCCCTCAGCTCGGCCGTTGTGGAGCACAACACCCTCTACCGGCGGGTTCAGGTCCTCTTTCGTCCTGAGGATGTCGTCGTCCGCAATGCGCGCGAAGCCCTCGAGGAGCCGCTGCTGGGCGAGGCTCGGGTTGTGGAGGCAAGTTTCGCCGGCGGACACCAGCGGCTTCGACTGCAGCTGCCCAAGCTCCCCGGCGTGCGGGCCATTTCACCTCCGGCCCCCTTCGGGAGCGACTCCATGCTGATCGAGGCCACGCGGCCTCAGGACTATGCCCTGCGCTTTCCACTCCAGCCTGGCGATACGGCCTGGATCGGCGTCCGCCGGATCCATGCGCTGACACATCCCGGAATGTCGTTCCTCGTGGTGACGGATGGATCGCCGGCGGCCCATTCAGCCCTGGAGATGGGCGGACGGTTGGCCAGCCTGGCGCATGCGCGGGTGACAATGCTCGCCCAAGGCTTGGATGGGGAAGGGCTTCGGTCCGCGCTCCAGGAACTGCGCGGCCTGACCGGCTCCGATCTCCTGCAAGAACCGAGGATGAGCGCCGATCCCCTCCCAGACGCGGTTCTGGCCGAGACGGAATGGAACCCTTATGACCTGGTGGTGCACGCCCGGCCGGCCCGTGGCGTGGCGCGGCTCGCGGAGCACCTGCTCTCCATCGCCGAGCATCATCTACTGCTCGTACCCCCCGGCGCCTCCCTGCCGACCCAGGCGCTTATCTGTGTGACCGTGGGTGAGTCGGCTAAGGAAGATGTCCAATTCGCGGGCCGCCTTGTCCGGCATCTCGGCGCTGAGGCGACCATCCTCACGGTACTCGGGGACCGAACCCCGGACCCCGCTCTCGAACAGGCCCGTCGATTCCTCGCCGCGGGGGAACGAACACTCTCGCTGTGGGGAGTCCCTTCGCGGAGCGTCTTGCGCTCGGGCGAGGTGAAGGAACAGATCCTGGCCGAACTCGGCGGACGGCGGCATGACTTGGCGGTCTTAGGCGTTCCTGTCGCCGCGCGTGGACGAGGATTCGCGCTCAGCCGACAGGTTCGTGATCTTCTCGAGGAGATCAGGGATCGAGCGGTTCTTCTGGTCCGCCCACGGATCCTTAAAAAATGA
- a CDS encoding sulfate ABC transporter substrate-binding protein — translation MQQIGVIIFVLALVGSSAAIAGDKELVLLNVSYDPTRELYQEFNAAFAAHWQKETGKSIRIDQSHGGSGKQARSVIDGLEADVITLALAYDIDAIARTGLLAADWQDRLPNRSCPYTSTIVFLVHKGNPKQIRDWNDLVRPGVSVITPNPKTSGGARWNYLAAWGYALRQSDGDETAARQFVSRLFANVPILDTGARGSTITFVERGIGDVLLAWENEAMLAIRGRHADDFEIVVPSISILAEPPVTLVDAVVKRHGTYDAALAYVQYLYSPEGQRIAARHFYRPWLPEIAQEFASQFPHVEMLNVEVEFGGWAQAQKRHFANGGIFDDIYGVGK, via the coding sequence ATGCAGCAGATCGGGGTGATCATTTTTGTATTGGCGCTGGTTGGGTCTTCTGCGGCGATCGCCGGAGACAAGGAGCTTGTTCTTCTCAACGTCTCTTACGACCCGACGCGCGAGCTGTACCAGGAGTTTAACGCGGCCTTCGCGGCCCATTGGCAGAAGGAGACCGGAAAGAGCATCCGCATTGATCAATCGCACGGCGGTTCCGGCAAGCAAGCCCGATCCGTCATTGACGGCCTGGAGGCCGACGTGATCACCCTGGCTCTCGCCTACGACATCGACGCCATCGCCCGCACCGGCCTGCTCGCCGCCGACTGGCAGGATCGCCTTCCTAACCGCAGCTGTCCCTACACCTCCACCATCGTCTTCCTAGTGCACAAGGGTAACCCGAAGCAGATCCGGGACTGGAACGATCTCGTTCGCCCCGGCGTGTCCGTGATCACACCGAACCCAAAGACATCGGGGGGCGCCCGCTGGAATTACCTGGCGGCCTGGGGATACGCGCTGCGCCAATCCGATGGAGACGAGACGGCGGCGAGGCAATTCGTGAGCCGGCTTTTCGCCAATGTTCCGATACTGGATACGGGAGCGCGCGGTTCCACCATCACCTTCGTCGAACGCGGGATCGGGGATGTCCTTCTGGCCTGGGAAAATGAGGCGATGCTGGCCATCCGGGGACGGCACGCGGATGACTTCGAAATCGTCGTCCCCTCGATTTCCATCCTGGCTGAACCCCCCGTCACCTTGGTCGACGCCGTCGTGAAGAGGCATGGAACGTATGACGCGGCCCTGGCCTACGTGCAGTATCTCTACTCTCCGGAAGGACAGAGGATTGCGGCCCGCCATTTTTATCGCCCCTGGCTGCCGGAGATCGCCCAAGAGTTTGCTTCCCAGTTTCCGCATGTGGAGATGCTCAACGTGGAGGTCGAATTCGGCGGATGGGCGCAAGCCCAGAAGCGGCATTTCGCCAACGGCGGCATCTTTGACGACATCTACGGAGTGGGCAAGTGA
- the cysW gene encoding sulfate ABC transporter permease subunit CysW, translated as MKLTRHIVVERHSLPGLGEPPLVRRLLVSAAVAFLGMFLVLPLILVFSKAFSEGASAYAAALADPMTLAAVRLTLLAAVVAVPLNLVFGVAAAWLLTRFTFRGRQLLLTMIDVPFSVSPVVAGLSFVLLFGAQGPLAPWLTKMGIRILFAPPGVILATLFVTVPFVARELIPILESRGTQEEQAALTLGAGGWRTFFQVSLPPMRWGLLYGCILCNARAMGEFGAVSVVSGHIRGRTNTLPLHVEVLYNEYQFAAAFAVATILTALALTTLILKAMLERYSRRGTR; from the coding sequence ATGAAGCTGACCCGTCACATCGTCGTCGAGCGGCACAGCCTTCCAGGGCTGGGTGAGCCACCCCTCGTGCGGCGCCTCTTGGTCAGCGCGGCCGTCGCCTTTCTTGGAATGTTTCTCGTTTTGCCGCTGATCCTCGTCTTCAGCAAGGCCTTTTCAGAGGGAGCGTCGGCCTACGCCGCCGCGCTGGCGGATCCGATGACCCTAGCAGCGGTGCGGCTCACCCTGCTGGCGGCCGTGGTCGCCGTTCCCCTCAATCTCGTCTTCGGCGTGGCCGCCGCGTGGCTGCTGACCCGGTTCACATTTCGCGGGCGGCAGCTCCTCTTAACAATGATCGATGTGCCCTTCAGCGTGTCGCCGGTCGTTGCCGGGCTCAGTTTCGTGCTCCTGTTCGGCGCCCAGGGTCCTCTGGCGCCATGGCTCACCAAAATGGGAATCCGCATCCTCTTCGCTCCGCCGGGAGTGATCTTGGCCACCCTCTTTGTGACGGTGCCCTTTGTTGCGCGTGAGTTGATTCCAATCCTGGAATCGCGGGGAACACAGGAAGAACAGGCCGCGCTCACGCTTGGGGCCGGTGGCTGGCGGACCTTCTTCCAAGTAAGCTTGCCTCCCATGCGCTGGGGACTTCTTTACGGTTGCATATTGTGCAATGCTCGGGCCATGGGTGAGTTCGGGGCGGTATCCGTCGTATCAGGGCACATTCGCGGGAGAACCAACACTCTGCCGCTCCATGTCGAGGTCCTCTACAATGAATACCAGTTTGCGGCGGCGTTCGCGGTGGCTACCATCCTCACGGCCCTGGCCCTGACAACCCTGATCCTGAAAGCGATGTTGGAGCGGTACTCGCGACGGGGGACACGATGA